Within the Deltaproteobacteria bacterium genome, the region ACCAGAAGCTCTAATAAAAGAAGCGATGCAAGTAACCCATATAAATGTCAAAACCGAGCTAATAAAGACCGCTTTGATAAATCTTATCCAAAGAGAGCGGGTGAAGGAAATTGCAAAATATTATGGTAAGCTTGA harbors:
- a CDS encoding type II toxin-antitoxin system VapB family antitoxin, encoding MRTTLDLPEALIKEAMQVTHINVKTELIKTALINLIQRERVKEIAKYYGKLDLTIDLDTLRKR